A window of Paenibacillus sp. 19GGS1-52 contains these coding sequences:
- a CDS encoding SDR family NAD(P)-dependent oxidoreductase encodes MTTSISNEETIQAPISSGFGPQTTAQEVVGDLDLTGKVVIVTGGYSGIGLETSRVLADAGATVIVPARTPEKARVAVAGISRLEMEALDLMNPASIDGFAQRFLDSGRPLHMLINSAGIMAAPLSRDARGYESQFATNHMGHFQLTARLWPALRQAGNARVISVSSRAHRLGGVDFMDPNFEHREYDKWQAYAQSKSANVLFAVALDTKGKSHGVRAFSVHPGLIPSSEVGRFLTEEDVAPKPVVQNEQVKPAVEGKGEYLKSTTQGAATNVWCAVSPQLEGLGGVYCEDADIAEAVPADSMQGTGVRPWAINSEYAEQLWQLSEKLTDVKFEL; translated from the coding sequence ATGACAACTTCAATAAGCAATGAAGAGACTATTCAAGCCCCAATCTCCTCGGGCTTTGGTCCTCAGACAACGGCACAGGAAGTAGTTGGTGATCTTGATCTGACAGGAAAGGTAGTCATTGTTACTGGCGGGTATTCTGGCATTGGACTGGAGACTTCGCGTGTACTGGCGGATGCTGGTGCCACAGTTATTGTACCGGCGAGAACACCAGAGAAGGCTCGGGTAGCAGTGGCAGGCATATCACGGCTGGAAATGGAGGCGCTGGATCTCATGAACCCAGCTTCGATTGATGGCTTCGCTCAACGCTTCCTAGATTCAGGTAGACCGTTGCATATGCTGATTAATAGTGCTGGGATTATGGCTGCTCCGCTCTCACGAGATGCACGAGGCTACGAATCCCAGTTTGCCACGAATCATATGGGGCACTTTCAATTAACGGCTCGGCTCTGGCCCGCTTTGAGACAAGCTGGAAATGCACGGGTCATCTCGGTTTCCTCGCGGGCACATCGCTTGGGTGGGGTGGACTTTATGGACCCGAACTTTGAGCATAGAGAATACGATAAATGGCAGGCTTATGCCCAGTCTAAATCGGCAAATGTATTATTCGCCGTTGCTCTGGATACAAAAGGTAAATCACACGGCGTTCGTGCTTTCTCTGTACACCCTGGATTGATCCCTTCTTCAGAGGTAGGCCGCTTCTTAACAGAAGAAGACGTAGCTCCTAAACCTGTCGTACAGAATGAACAGGTTAAGCCTGCTGTAGAGGGAAAGGGAGAGTATCTGAAGTCAACAACACAAGGGGCAGCTACTAATGTCTGGTGTGCAGTCAGCCCACAGCTTGAAGGTCTAGGTGGTGTCTACTGCGAGGATGCCGATATTGCTGAAGCTGTTCCAGCTGACAGTATGCAGGGCACTGGGGTACGGCCATGGGCGATAAACTCTGAATATGCAGAGCAGCTCTGGCAACTGAGCGAGAAACTAACAGATGTGAAGTTCGAATTGTAA
- a CDS encoding MFS transporter → MSQHLRHIHPLAWTIILGTMFGRLVTSMSIPFLSIYLTQVLGATHIQTGFTVAVSSLAGVMVSFYGGYISDIIGRKTVMLISVFCWAGVFFGFSAAQHLWVFFLVNTLNGLCRAVFEPTSRALLSDITPPDHKLLVFNLRYAAVNLGVVFGPIIGLQLGSAKSTFPFLIAGIVYIAYGLVLFLQFSVHHSNLPARSVVQAPRLREAMATTGRDRVFLPVLLGTTFCVLGYGHFSSTLAQYLAMNTHFSDGRQLFSYMLSLNAVTVLVVQYPIVRTASKFPPLIPLILGNACVALSLLLFGVAGGVALLMFSVVLFTIGEVLLFTMMDMLIDRIAKPEWKGTYFGTIGFNNFGNVMAPIFGGLLLDQFGARNGPAVFIPLALTTALGLPFLITAHRRLTAREKSSAISESAIKL, encoded by the coding sequence ATGAGTCAACATTTGCGCCATATTCACCCTTTAGCCTGGACCATCATTCTCGGTACGATGTTCGGACGGCTTGTAACCTCCATGAGCATTCCCTTCTTATCCATCTATTTGACCCAAGTACTTGGCGCAACACATATACAAACCGGTTTTACAGTTGCCGTCAGTTCACTGGCTGGGGTCATGGTCAGCTTCTACGGGGGTTATATTTCCGATATTATTGGTCGTAAAACCGTTATGCTGATTTCTGTATTCTGCTGGGCAGGTGTATTTTTCGGCTTCTCTGCGGCTCAGCATTTGTGGGTGTTCTTTCTGGTCAATACACTGAATGGGCTATGCCGGGCTGTCTTCGAACCCACTTCACGTGCGCTTCTGTCAGATATTACTCCACCTGATCATAAGCTGCTGGTCTTTAACCTGAGATATGCTGCTGTTAATTTGGGTGTGGTCTTTGGTCCAATCATCGGCCTGCAGCTTGGCTCTGCCAAGTCTACCTTCCCCTTTCTGATTGCCGGAATCGTCTATATTGCCTATGGTCTGGTGTTGTTCTTACAGTTCTCGGTTCACCACTCCAACCTGCCCGCCCGTTCTGTAGTCCAAGCTCCACGCTTACGCGAAGCAATGGCGACGACCGGACGTGACCGTGTATTCTTGCCAGTGCTGCTGGGCACAACCTTTTGCGTGCTAGGTTACGGCCATTTCAGTTCAACATTGGCGCAATATTTAGCGATGAACACACACTTTTCCGATGGCAGACAGTTATTCTCCTATATGCTGTCGTTAAATGCAGTGACCGTACTGGTAGTCCAGTATCCAATTGTCCGCACCGCTAGTAAATTCCCACCGCTAATTCCTTTAATTCTAGGGAATGCCTGTGTTGCTCTGAGTCTATTGCTATTCGGTGTAGCTGGAGGGGTTGCGCTGCTGATGTTCAGCGTTGTGTTGTTCACCATTGGGGAGGTATTGCTCTTTACCATGATGGATATGCTGATCGACCGGATTGCCAAGCCGGAATGGAAAGGCACGTACTTTGGTACAATTGGATTCAATAATTTCGGGAACGTCATGGCTCCCATATTCGGGGGGCTGCTGCTAGACCAATTCGGCGCTCGAAATGGTCCAGCTGTCTTTATTCCGTTGGCTTTAACTACGGCGTTAGGCCTGCCTTTTCTCATTACTGCCCATAGAAGGCTTACTGCCAGAGAAAAAAGTTCAGCTATAAGTGAGTCGGCAATAAAGCTGTAA
- a CDS encoding ABC transporter substrate-binding protein, with protein MDNITAHFVRMVAAINMPSRLQEPIPTTIEGLAAILCCTPRNVKFILRKLEEQAFIEWQPGRGRGHTSQLTFLRSVEEVLEDSFQDLISKGKIKDAIELIGNVEVNEALKERLLTLLNKQMGFRSEAETTSGLDVLRITRNRHMEKLDPALVYTAFESYLLGHICSTLVSYDAASRTFLPGLAHMWEANTEHTRYTFYLRKGVRFHHGRSMTSRDVKETLQRLTNLKSPALYHYRDIAAVELEGDHRIRFELHRPNLFFLHLFSCIHMSIVPFDVDFAHGAVGTGPYQLTDLNEDVLVLTAFDYYYGIRPLLDRVEIWYLPELGTNERQYQLPDVNQENLPPNECYNNSIDYPALGCRYILFNFRKKGVHHHVAFRQVLRILYNQVALVRELGGNRITPADSLLPWNSSQREWAEPSFEQIKDLLRECGYEGESITIAFMAKKEEQEEAKWLQTRGALVGLRIELHPLTEYNQEIIQNNADLLIAEEVLEDDWQWGMINYFRNESNSLFFLLLDSQRALLYRELEHFSQLPREERGELLNKAEEVLRDNYWMLHGCHINKRAQLNQSLFGLHAGSFGFLDISKLWIKTGLQKDNTPN; from the coding sequence ATGGACAATATTACCGCTCATTTTGTACGTATGGTAGCTGCTATTAATATGCCATCCAGACTACAAGAGCCTATTCCAACAACTATTGAAGGACTGGCTGCCATTCTTTGCTGTACCCCGCGGAACGTGAAGTTTATTCTGCGCAAGCTGGAGGAACAAGCATTTATTGAGTGGCAGCCCGGGCGTGGGAGGGGTCATACCTCTCAGCTAACTTTTTTGCGGAGTGTTGAAGAAGTCTTAGAGGACAGCTTTCAGGATTTAATCAGTAAAGGAAAAATCAAGGATGCAATCGAATTGATCGGAAATGTGGAAGTGAATGAAGCCCTGAAGGAACGTTTATTAACATTATTAAATAAGCAGATGGGCTTTCGTAGCGAAGCTGAGACTACTTCAGGACTGGATGTTTTGCGTATTACCCGCAATCGCCATATGGAGAAGCTGGACCCGGCGTTGGTATATACCGCTTTTGAATCGTATTTGCTTGGACACATCTGCAGTACATTAGTCTCATATGATGCAGCCAGCCGTACGTTTCTTCCAGGACTGGCCCATATGTGGGAAGCGAATACGGAGCATACTCGTTATACTTTTTATTTGCGCAAGGGCGTACGCTTTCATCATGGCAGGAGCATGACTTCCCGAGATGTTAAAGAGACTCTACAGCGGTTGACCAACCTAAAAAGTCCAGCCTTATACCATTATCGGGATATTGCAGCGGTTGAGCTTGAGGGTGATCACCGTATCCGCTTCGAGCTGCACCGTCCGAATCTTTTTTTTCTACATTTATTCAGTTGTATTCATATGTCGATTGTTCCCTTTGATGTAGATTTCGCTCATGGAGCCGTGGGGACAGGGCCATACCAGCTAACAGATCTTAATGAAGATGTGTTAGTCCTGACTGCTTTTGATTATTACTATGGAATCCGTCCGCTGCTGGACCGGGTTGAGATTTGGTATTTGCCGGAGCTCGGCACCAATGAACGCCAATATCAGCTACCTGACGTTAATCAGGAGAATCTTCCGCCTAATGAGTGTTACAACAATAGTATTGACTACCCGGCTTTGGGCTGCCGATATATCTTGTTCAATTTCCGCAAAAAAGGGGTCCATCATCATGTTGCCTTTAGGCAAGTCTTGCGCATCCTATACAATCAAGTGGCTCTGGTTAGAGAGCTGGGCGGTAACCGCATCACGCCAGCCGACAGCCTTTTGCCTTGGAACAGCAGTCAAAGAGAGTGGGCGGAGCCTTCTTTTGAGCAGATAAAGGATCTGTTGCGGGAATGCGGATACGAGGGCGAGAGCATAACCATTGCTTTTATGGCCAAAAAAGAAGAACAAGAGGAAGCGAAATGGCTGCAAACACGTGGAGCATTAGTTGGACTGCGAATAGAGCTGCACCCACTAACTGAATATAATCAGGAGATTATACAGAACAACGCTGATTTGCTAATTGCTGAAGAAGTGCTGGAGGATGATTGGCAATGGGGAATGATCAATTATTTTAGGAATGAATCCAATTCCTTATTCTTCTTGCTACTGGACAGTCAACGGGCATTACTGTACCGCGAATTAGAACATTTCTCACAATTACCTAGAGAGGAAAGGGGAGAACTACTCAATAAAGCAGAAGAGGTGCTGCGGGATAATTATTGGATGCTGCATGGCTGTCATATTAACAAAAGAGCGCAGCTTAATCAAAGCTTGTTTGGCCTGCATGCCGGATCATTTGGTTTCCTGGATATTTCCAAGCTATGGATCAAAACAGGACTGCAAAAAGATAACACACCAAATTGA
- a CDS encoding NIPSNAP family protein: MIYELRTYHIHPGKMQDILARFKDHTVQLFANHGMNITDFWEDVEASNNRLYYVVEHPDLETRNRNFEDFQKDPVWIEVKRLSELNGPLVDRIDSTFMKKALVL; the protein is encoded by the coding sequence ATGATTTACGAACTTCGGACCTATCACATCCATCCGGGCAAGATGCAGGACATCCTGGCAAGGTTCAAAGATCATACGGTTCAGCTGTTTGCGAATCACGGGATGAACATAACGGATTTCTGGGAAGATGTAGAGGCTAGCAACAATCGTCTTTATTATGTCGTCGAACATCCGGACCTGGAGACGAGGAACCGTAACTTTGAAGACTTCCAGAAAGACCCAGTCTGGATTGAAGTTAAACGATTGTCAGAACTTAACGGACCATTAGTAGACAGAATCGATAGCACGTTTATGAAGAAGGCCCTTGTCTTGTAA
- a CDS encoding Hsp20/alpha crystallin family protein yields MSSNKSNPLDWLSEDPFFKKQLSLKALEEQWKLDPNQIDSYVEKIIKEATSSSLNNDGKSSGLHFEHVDTHNFLISKITIPSRVHPENIWVQLNRTQIKINGLSKEQSEIIQLPFPVNPEQSKATYKQGSLQLRMPKMLSGRFRDIDVRYL; encoded by the coding sequence ATGAGTTCAAATAAATCCAACCCTTTGGATTGGCTGAGTGAGGACCCCTTTTTCAAAAAGCAATTATCTCTTAAAGCTCTAGAGGAGCAGTGGAAGTTGGACCCGAACCAAATCGACAGCTATGTGGAAAAAATAATCAAAGAGGCCACATCTTCTTCCTTGAATAATGATGGTAAATCGAGCGGCTTGCACTTTGAACATGTCGATACCCACAACTTTCTGATTTCCAAAATCACCATTCCCAGCCGGGTCCATCCCGAGAATATTTGGGTACAGCTTAACCGGACGCAGATAAAGATCAACGGTCTCAGTAAAGAGCAGAGTGAAATTATCCAGCTTCCATTTCCTGTTAATCCTGAGCAGAGCAAAGCAACTTATAAACAAGGTTCATTACAACTCCGCATGCCCAAAATGTTGTCTGGCCGTTTTAGAGATATTGATGTCCGTTATTTGTAA
- a CDS encoding spore germination protein produces the protein MVSIIGNIKINSVGPSSTVLVGNTASVILSSNSKIYAGANSFSIGDSIGTNITNNAASSTNTMDSDVVDQVSPP, from the coding sequence GTGGTTTCCATCATCGGCAATATTAAAATCAACAGCGTGGGCCCCAGTTCCACAGTCTTAGTAGGAAATACCGCGTCCGTTATCTTAAGCAGCAACTCGAAAATCTATGCCGGTGCCAACTCCTTCTCCATAGGTGACTCCATAGGTACAAATATTACAAATAACGCGGCCAGCAGTACTAATACGATGGATTCAGATGTGGTGGATCAGGTATCGCCGCCTTAA
- a CDS encoding spore germination protein GerPB produces MNLSVYQCISIHSLSIGTLSSSSILQIGTSGKINALSHNYQNTGGETSSPPDTTGDSPRVLLPAPAEMYPR; encoded by the coding sequence ATGAATCTTTCGGTATATCAGTGCATATCGATCCATAGTCTTAGCATTGGAACACTGTCTTCTTCCTCCATCCTCCAGATTGGCACTTCCGGGAAAATCAATGCCTTATCGCATAACTATCAGAACACGGGGGGTGAAACATCTTCACCGCCTGACACTACGGGTGACTCACCTCGGGTTCTTTTGCCGGCACCGGCTGAAATGTATCCCCGTTGA
- the gerPC gene encoding spore germination protein GerPC has protein sequence MHPYYVQQVFNELRTQAQKLQQLEKQLEELQKDVETLKNNKSAAIGPINYHFEQLKIEKLEGTLNIGITPNEGNHLDEAVVNGQTIGSQSQDTEKQALSEKIRPELAAYLQNEVPEQFVRRAKERKANINPQYIQMVTQDLEQQMDGRIEEYLSQLPVVQENRDNIEEVCASIVSQIKRDIDTAVQRHMDLEDQRKAGLV, from the coding sequence ATGCACCCATATTACGTTCAACAGGTTTTTAATGAGCTAAGAACGCAAGCTCAGAAGCTGCAGCAGCTTGAGAAACAGCTTGAGGAGCTGCAAAAAGATGTGGAAACTCTAAAAAATAATAAATCTGCAGCTATCGGGCCTATCAATTATCACTTTGAGCAACTGAAGATTGAAAAGCTGGAAGGCACATTAAATATAGGAATTACTCCGAATGAGGGGAATCATCTGGACGAGGCCGTAGTAAACGGTCAAACGATTGGATCACAATCACAGGACACGGAGAAACAGGCTTTATCTGAAAAAATCCGTCCGGAGTTGGCAGCTTATTTGCAGAACGAGGTTCCTGAACAGTTCGTTCGTCGGGCAAAAGAACGGAAGGCAAATATAAACCCTCAGTATATTCAAATGGTGACTCAAGACCTAGAGCAGCAAATGGACGGCCGGATCGAGGAGTATCTGAGTCAGCTTCCTGTTGTACAGGAGAATCGCGACAACATTGAAGAGGTCTGTGCATCGATCGTTTCTCAAATTAAACGGGATATCGACACAGCCGTACAGCGGCATATGGATTTGGAAGATCAACGGAAGGCGGGATTAGTGTGA
- a CDS encoding spore gernimation protein GerPD yields the protein MLVVNKELNVGAVKVVSISGSSVFLVGDSQTIHCSSIVDSTTEQISNDPTQNNVNASDSLVPNKEKDA from the coding sequence ATGCTCGTTGTGAACAAGGAACTAAACGTGGGGGCAGTAAAAGTAGTTTCGATTTCTGGCTCATCGGTATTTCTAGTTGGAGATTCCCAGACGATTCATTGTTCCTCTATTGTTGATAGTACAACGGAACAAATATCGAACGATCCAACGCAAAATAACGTGAATGCGTCTGATTCCCTTGTTCCGAATAAAGAAAAAGACGCTTAA
- a CDS encoding PQQ-binding-like beta-propeller repeat protein — MKNSRLILKSLLVTTLLTTGTGLYLSSNTPAEAATLSSTPKSATTGKSITTLKLKWQTKADEVGLYNDHPPLSNGLLFFSKGGNLHAVDIATGTVKWTYRNGGTPEIVTRNSVFLINNEGYLVKVEAKTGKLLWKVKAAKPPIEIGAFAELLNGTIYFRNESGGIAAYHPVSGHKLWENKKIPMYVGSIIGQYKKVLVVKSTVNNIRTQFFGLDPTRGTILWRSEGIYSFVAYRDGQLILRQQANAPYSFPITPVPGYLVTLTKVDVTTGKVIGEENYKTVTDLSRMGNKHTSLQGSYVYSVDSNMDKDEAFLNRFTLGQASETPPKSYEEFGKWVAGPTHGMIFFQKGTQITEVNIYNNKIVTFDSLAGSALNLQLMRNGVYTGDDKGNFYIINVATGTILGKLKTDAGQYGKVNVVNNTVLIHTEYDIYAVTLPKELQ; from the coding sequence TTGAAAAATTCTCGGTTAATTTTAAAAAGCTTGCTTGTAACCACTCTTCTGACAACGGGAACTGGTCTGTATTTATCTTCCAACACTCCAGCGGAAGCAGCTACTCTTTCCTCTACACCAAAAAGCGCTACCACTGGCAAATCTATAACAACACTGAAGCTGAAATGGCAAACCAAAGCAGATGAAGTTGGACTTTATAACGACCACCCTCCCCTTTCAAATGGATTATTGTTTTTTTCTAAGGGCGGTAACCTTCATGCTGTAGATATTGCCACAGGTACAGTGAAATGGACTTACAGAAACGGGGGAACACCAGAAATTGTAACCCGGAACTCGGTATTTCTCATCAATAATGAAGGGTACTTGGTAAAAGTCGAAGCCAAAACGGGGAAGCTGCTGTGGAAGGTTAAAGCGGCAAAACCCCCGATTGAAATTGGAGCATTTGCCGAGTTGTTGAACGGGACAATATACTTCCGTAACGAGAGCGGCGGTATTGCCGCCTATCATCCAGTTTCAGGCCATAAATTATGGGAAAACAAAAAAATACCTATGTACGTTGGCAGTATTATCGGCCAGTATAAAAAGGTACTTGTAGTCAAAAGCACGGTCAATAATATCCGCACCCAGTTTTTCGGTCTCGACCCTACCAGAGGTACAATTCTGTGGAGAAGCGAAGGGATTTATTCCTTTGTCGCTTATCGGGATGGTCAGCTCATTCTGCGGCAACAAGCGAATGCCCCATATTCCTTCCCAATAACGCCTGTTCCCGGCTATCTAGTGACACTAACAAAAGTAGATGTTACAACAGGTAAGGTGATAGGCGAAGAAAACTACAAAACCGTTACTGACCTTAGCAGAATGGGAAACAAACACACTTCACTTCAGGGCTCTTATGTTTATTCTGTAGACAGCAACATGGATAAGGATGAAGCTTTTCTAAACCGTTTCACGCTGGGGCAGGCCTCTGAGACCCCACCCAAAAGTTACGAGGAGTTTGGAAAATGGGTAGCCGGGCCTACCCACGGAATGATTTTTTTTCAAAAGGGAACACAAATTACCGAAGTCAATATTTACAATAACAAAATCGTTACATTCGATAGCCTTGCTGGTTCAGCCCTCAATCTACAGCTAATGAGGAATGGTGTTTATACAGGCGATGATAAGGGCAACTTTTATATCATAAATGTGGCTACCGGTACAATCCTCGGCAAACTCAAGACCGATGCAGGGCAGTACGGTAAAGTAAACGTTGTAAATAATACCGTATTGATTCATACGGAATATGATATTTATGCAGTCACCCTGCCCAAGGAATTACAATAA
- a CDS encoding copper oxidase, producing the protein MVITPDLPNLPFIERNGVKYFELVAEPVKQELLPGLLINAFGYNGSSPGPTIIVFPGDYVQIRVHNKLSEPTSVHWHGLDVPNVMDGVPDAEPSPKIQPGSYFDYHFKIVNPPGTHMYHTHFHSVKQEMMGLGGAFIIAAPNEYGTKIQRDYFIMLQEFKVKDLMKGEVKEGIYDLDPYSDMFNFFTMNGRCFPYTTPLEVRYGDLVRIRLGNLMMNPHPIHMHGQQFVVTATDGNTLAPHSRYLKNTILVGSGETYDVEFKAHNPGTWVFHCHIPHHMANNFTDKLGGMTTTIRYV; encoded by the coding sequence ATGGTTATCACTCCAGATTTACCAAACTTGCCTTTTATCGAAAGGAATGGAGTCAAATATTTTGAACTTGTTGCCGAACCTGTAAAACAAGAGTTGTTACCTGGTTTGCTCATTAACGCTTTTGGTTATAACGGCAGTTCTCCGGGACCCACAATCATCGTTTTTCCTGGCGATTATGTACAGATCCGAGTACACAATAAACTTTCGGAACCCACAAGCGTACATTGGCATGGTTTAGATGTACCTAATGTTATGGATGGAGTGCCAGATGCCGAACCGTCTCCAAAAATTCAACCGGGATCTTATTTTGACTACCATTTCAAAATCGTAAACCCTCCCGGTACACATATGTACCACACTCATTTTCATTCGGTAAAACAAGAGATGATGGGATTAGGGGGGGCATTCATCATCGCTGCCCCGAATGAATATGGAACCAAAATTCAGCGGGATTACTTTATCATGCTCCAAGAATTTAAGGTCAAGGATTTAATGAAAGGTGAAGTGAAAGAAGGAATCTACGATTTGGACCCTTACTCAGATATGTTTAATTTCTTTACGATGAATGGTCGATGTTTCCCATATACGACACCATTGGAAGTTCGATACGGTGATCTCGTGCGAATACGACTCGGAAATTTAATGATGAACCCCCACCCGATTCATATGCATGGGCAGCAATTTGTAGTCACAGCAACAGATGGAAATACTCTAGCTCCACATAGTAGGTATCTAAAAAATACGATCCTGGTTGGTTCCGGAGAAACCTATGATGTCGAATTTAAAGCTCATAATCCTGGAACCTGGGTCTTTCATTGCCATATTCCTCACCACATGGCAAATAACTTTACTGACAAATTAGGAGGAATGACTACTACGATTAGATATGTATAA
- a CDS encoding IS66 family transposase, which yields MENLTEVTNPTTENYEAAIAKLEQQNAELTAKLKWYEEQFRLAQQKRFGASSERTNPDQMELDLFNEAEVLATPELQEPDVETITYSRKKSASRETKLEQLPIETVVYELPALEQIRTCCGGELHEMSTETRNEIAIIPAQVKVIRNVRKVYACRHCEREDIRTPIVTAPMPKPVYPGSLASPSIMAHVMSQKYVDSQPLYRQEQQFVRMGLTLSRQTLANWMIYGAEHWLTLLTQQMKTHLLKQDVLHADETTLQVLREPGKSAESQSYLWLYRTGRMGPPIVLYDYRPTRGGENPRDYLNGFSGYLHVDGYAGYHKVKGVTLVGCWAHARRKFDEALKALPPSSDKAETASKQGLQFCNELFAIERELKDAAPEERYNIRMERSRPILDAYLAWLKQQRSRTLPKSLLGQAIAYSMNQWEKLTAFLKDGRLELDNNRSERSIKPFVIGRKNWLFANTPRGAKASAVIYSVIETAKENGLNPFQYLKYLFEQLPQLSDLNDLEVLDSLLPWSSTLPTACRVFKS from the coding sequence ATGGAAAATTTAACGGAAGTGACAAACCCTACAACCGAAAATTACGAAGCTGCCATTGCCAAGCTCGAGCAGCAAAACGCCGAGTTGACGGCCAAGCTCAAATGGTACGAAGAGCAGTTCCGTCTCGCGCAGCAGAAGCGCTTTGGCGCTTCGAGTGAAAGGACGAACCCAGATCAGATGGAGCTCGATCTGTTCAACGAAGCCGAAGTCCTGGCGACACCTGAATTGCAGGAGCCGGACGTTGAGACGATCACGTATAGCCGCAAAAAGTCGGCAAGCCGCGAAACCAAGCTTGAGCAGCTCCCCATTGAAACAGTCGTCTACGAGCTGCCTGCGTTAGAGCAAATCCGCACGTGCTGCGGTGGTGAGCTGCATGAGATGAGTACTGAAACGCGCAATGAAATTGCAATCATTCCAGCTCAAGTGAAGGTCATTCGCAATGTACGGAAAGTGTATGCATGCCGCCATTGTGAGCGCGAGGATATTCGTACGCCGATCGTCACGGCTCCAATGCCCAAGCCTGTCTACCCGGGCAGCCTGGCTTCGCCGTCCATCATGGCGCATGTCATGAGCCAGAAGTATGTGGACAGCCAGCCGCTCTACCGGCAGGAGCAGCAATTCGTACGCATGGGACTGACTCTATCCCGTCAGACACTTGCCAATTGGATGATCTATGGTGCGGAGCACTGGCTAACGCTGCTGACCCAGCAAATGAAGACGCATCTTTTGAAGCAAGATGTCCTGCATGCCGACGAGACAACGCTGCAGGTGCTGCGCGAACCGGGTAAATCCGCAGAATCCCAGTCCTATCTATGGCTGTATCGTACGGGTCGAATGGGCCCGCCGATCGTTCTGTACGACTACCGTCCAACGCGAGGCGGCGAGAATCCGCGGGATTATCTTAACGGGTTCAGCGGCTATCTTCATGTGGACGGCTATGCCGGCTACCACAAGGTGAAGGGCGTCACGCTCGTTGGATGCTGGGCGCACGCGCGCCGCAAGTTCGACGAGGCATTGAAGGCTTTGCCGCCTTCTTCGGACAAAGCGGAAACGGCGTCCAAGCAGGGGCTTCAGTTCTGCAATGAGTTATTTGCCATTGAGCGCGAACTGAAGGATGCAGCGCCGGAAGAACGTTACAACATTCGAATGGAGCGAAGCCGCCCGATTTTGGATGCTTATTTGGCATGGCTGAAGCAGCAGCGGTCCCGTACGCTGCCGAAGAGCCTGCTTGGCCAAGCGATTGCTTACAGCATGAACCAGTGGGAGAAGCTGACGGCGTTTCTAAAGGATGGTCGGCTGGAGCTTGATAATAACCGAAGCGAACGGTCGATTAAGCCATTCGTCATCGGGCGGAAAAACTGGCTGTTTGCCAATACGCCTCGCGGTGCCAAGGCCAGCGCAGTCATCTACAGCGTGATTGAGACCGCAAAGGAAAACGGACTAAACCCGTTCCAATACTTAAAGTACCTATTCGAGCAGCTACCGCAGCTATCTGATCTTAACGATCTCGAAGTGCTGGACAGCCTGCTGCCATGGTCATCAACGTTGCCTACGGCTTGCCGGGTGTTTAAGTCTTAA
- the tnpB gene encoding IS66 family insertion sequence element accessory protein TnpB (TnpB, as the term is used for proteins encoded by IS66 family insertion elements, is considered an accessory protein, since TnpC, encoded by a neighboring gene, is a DDE family transposase.) — MLTLPNISHVYLATGATDLRKSIDGLAALVQEGFGLNPFAPCLFVFCNRERNKLKILYWEHNGFWLFYRRLECGTFQWPTGGSTPLTISHRELRWLLDGLSLTQRQAHPHVTAQTVI; from the coding sequence ATGCTGACGCTGCCAAACATCTCGCATGTCTATCTCGCCACGGGTGCGACCGATCTGCGCAAATCCATTGACGGATTAGCTGCCTTAGTGCAAGAAGGCTTCGGCTTGAATCCGTTCGCGCCGTGCTTGTTCGTATTCTGCAATCGCGAGCGCAACAAGCTCAAAATCCTCTACTGGGAGCATAATGGCTTCTGGTTATTCTATCGTCGGCTTGAATGCGGTACGTTCCAATGGCCGACCGGCGGCAGCACTCCGCTCACCATTTCCCATCGAGAGCTGCGCTGGCTGCTCGACGGACTTTCGCTGACTCAGCGGCAAGCTCACCCGCATGTTACAGCTCAGACCGTCATTTAA